In the genome of Palaemon carinicauda isolate YSFRI2023 chromosome 20, ASM3689809v2, whole genome shotgun sequence, one region contains:
- the LOC137659680 gene encoding uncharacterized protein — MHDDNERSFVVMVTSKSSVELISNTLFTCGAKSSITIPLQSLSPHFNHIHSLITLPLHHFPYQSHRLQSPSHSNTFPLQTPSHSNHFPLQSHPTAITSPSNHPPLQPLSPPITFPHQSPSHSNHFPSPTHSHCNNSPSPITLPLQPLPSPITSLSITFPLHHPSHSNYNPSPITLTLQSHSLSNHTPTPITVPLQSPSHSNPFPLQSTSHSNNSIINHLPIPFPLQPLSHSNHFPSPITPHSQSLSSPITLPIQSLPSPITIPFQSLSLSDHIPLQSPSHSNHIPSPSQSQSLSNHFPLRSHSLSNHPPTPITFPLQSPYHSNNIPSPSHFHSNHPSTPITFPLQSHPLSINPPSNHPPIPITFPLQSPSHTNHIPFPITFPLQSPSHTNHIPFPITFPLQSPSHSNHIPSPIILSLQ, encoded by the coding sequence TCTTCAATCACCATCCCACTCCAATCACTCTCCCCCCACTTCAATCACATTCACTCTCTAATCACCCTCCCACTCCATCACTTTCCCTACCAATCACATCGCCTCCAATCACCCTCCCACTCCAATACATTTCCTCTCCAAACACCCTCCCACTCCAATCACTTCCCTCTCCAATCACACCCCACTGCAATAACATCCCCTTCCAATCACCCTCCACTCCAACCACTTTCCCCACCAATCACATTCCCTCATCAATCACCTTCCCACTCCAATCACTTTCCCTCTCCTACACACTCCCACTGCAATAACAGTCCCTCTCCAATCACCCTTCCACTCCAACCACTTCCCTCTCCAATCACATCCCTCTCAATCACCTTCCCACTCCATCACCCCTCACACTCCAATTACAATCCATCTCCAATCACACTCACACTCCAATCACATTCCCTCTCCAATCACACTCCCACTCCAATAACAGTCCCTCTCCAATCACCCTCCCACTCCAATCCTTTCCCTCTCCAATCAACCTCCCACTCCAATAACTCCATCATCAATCACCTTCCCATTCCATTCCCTCTCCAACCACTCTCCCACTCCAATCACTTTCCCTCTCCAATCACCCCCCATTCCCAATCACTTTCCTCTCCAATCACCCTTCCAATTCAATCCCTTCCCTCTCCAATCACAATCCCTTTCCAATCACTTTCCCTCTCCGATCACATTCCTCTCCAATCACCCTCCCACTCCAATCACATTCCCTCTCCCTCTCAATCACAATCCCTTTCCAATCACTTTCCTCTCCGATCACATTCCCTCTCCAATCACCCTCCCACTCCAATCACATTCCCTCTCCAATCACCCTACCACTCCAATAACATTCCCTCTCCATCACATTTCCACTCCAATCACCCTTCCACTCCAATCACTTTCCCACTCCAATCACATCCCCTCTCCATCAACCCCCCCTCCAATCACCCTCCTATTCCAATCACATTCCCTCTCCAATCACCCTCCCACACCAACCATATTCCTTTTCCAATCACATTCCCTCTCCAATCACCCTCCCACACCAACCATATTCCTTTTCCAATCACATTCCCTCTCCAATCACCCTCCCATTCCAATCACATTCCCTCTCCAATCATACTCTCACTCCAATAA